In the genome of Paenibacillus pabuli, one region contains:
- a CDS encoding GNAT family N-acetyltransferase, translated as MFTYSLDEYTELRPLAMEHTKPLFELTDRSRDQLRHWLPWVDNVTEIEHTSNFISNALKQGAENGGFTAGVWLKGDLAGIIGFHEINWTNRSVSIGYWLGKGFEGQGLMTSACRVLVDYALVTLDLNRVEIRSATNNKRSRAIPERLGFVLEGVIRQAEKLPKGYVNHAVYGMLQHEWELLR; from the coding sequence ATGTTTACCTATTCATTGGATGAATATACCGAACTCCGCCCACTTGCAATGGAGCACACCAAACCGTTGTTCGAACTCACAGACCGCTCGCGGGATCAATTGAGGCATTGGTTACCGTGGGTGGACAACGTTACCGAGATTGAGCATACTTCCAATTTTATCAGCAATGCATTGAAACAGGGAGCGGAAAACGGCGGTTTTACCGCAGGCGTCTGGCTGAAAGGCGATCTTGCAGGCATCATCGGCTTCCACGAAATTAACTGGACCAACCGCTCGGTAAGCATCGGATACTGGCTTGGCAAAGGCTTTGAAGGACAAGGCTTGATGACCAGTGCATGCCGCGTTCTGGTGGACTACGCTCTAGTCACACTGGATTTGAACCGTGTCGAGATTCGTTCTGCAACCAACAATAAGCGGAGCCGGGCCATCCCTGAACGGCTTGGATTCGTCCTTGAAGGCGTTATTCGCCAGGCCGAGAAGCTGCCCAAGGGCTATGTAAACCATGCGGTGTATGGCATGCTCCAGCATGAATGGGAACTTTTGCGCTAA
- a CDS encoding glutamine--tRNA ligase/YqeY domain fusion protein: MKGLIPVDNRTTPPNFIKNIITEDLRSGKVQEVITRFPPEPNGYLHIGHAKAIWINFALGGEFGGKTNLRFDDTNPVKEDVEYVQSIQEDVKWLGYEWSEKRFASDYFDEMYNRAVLLIKKGKAYIDDQSADEIRAMRGTLTEPGKNSPYRDRSVEENLDLFTRMRAGEFQNGEKVLRAKIDMASPNINLRDPVIYRIAHAHHHNTGDKWCIYPMYAFAHPLEDAIEGVTHSLCSLEFEDQRPFYDWVIAECEMENQPHQYEFGRLNLSQMVTSKRKLKLLVDEGHVDGWDDPRMPTISGLRRRGYTPEAIRDFVFETGISKSQGVIDLQTLEHFVREDLKLKAPRTMAVLHPLKVVITNYPEGQVEWLEAENNVENPEMGNRQIPFSREIYIEQDDFMENPPNKYFRLFPGNEVRLKHAYFIKCNDVIKDAEGNVTEIHCTYDVETKSGSGFTGRKVKGTIHWVEATQAVPAEFRLYEPLISAEAPEADTEPEVAVAGAEVEVVEEQPEKTFLDQLNPNSLEVVQGFVEQEMKEAKAQDKFQFFRHGYFSVDPKHSEPGRPVFNRVVSLKSSFQLPKA; encoded by the coding sequence ATGAAAGGTTTGATACCTGTGGACAATCGTACAACCCCACCTAACTTTATCAAAAATATTATTACCGAAGATCTCCGGTCAGGGAAAGTCCAGGAAGTCATTACCCGTTTTCCTCCGGAACCGAACGGTTATCTGCATATCGGCCATGCCAAAGCGATCTGGATTAACTTTGCACTGGGTGGCGAATTTGGCGGCAAAACAAATCTGCGCTTCGATGACACGAACCCGGTCAAGGAAGATGTGGAATACGTACAATCGATTCAGGAAGACGTGAAATGGCTCGGATATGAGTGGAGCGAAAAACGTTTTGCCTCGGATTATTTTGATGAAATGTACAACCGTGCTGTCTTGTTGATTAAAAAAGGTAAAGCTTACATCGACGACCAAAGCGCTGACGAAATACGTGCCATGCGTGGAACGCTCACGGAGCCGGGCAAGAACAGCCCATACCGTGACCGTTCAGTAGAAGAGAACCTTGACCTGTTCACACGGATGCGTGCAGGCGAGTTCCAGAACGGTGAGAAAGTGCTGCGCGCCAAGATTGATATGGCCTCACCGAACATCAATTTGCGTGATCCGGTCATTTACCGAATTGCTCATGCCCATCATCATAATACGGGTGATAAATGGTGTATCTATCCGATGTACGCATTCGCGCATCCGCTCGAGGACGCTATTGAAGGGGTAACCCATTCCCTCTGCTCTCTGGAGTTTGAGGACCAACGTCCATTCTATGACTGGGTTATTGCTGAATGTGAGATGGAGAACCAACCGCATCAATATGAGTTTGGCCGCCTGAACCTGTCGCAAATGGTGACAAGCAAACGGAAGCTGAAACTGCTCGTGGACGAGGGCCATGTGGATGGATGGGATGATCCGCGCATGCCAACGATTTCAGGTCTGCGCCGCCGGGGATATACACCGGAAGCCATTCGTGATTTCGTATTCGAAACAGGCATTTCCAAAAGCCAGGGTGTCATCGACCTGCAAACGCTGGAGCACTTTGTACGTGAAGATCTGAAATTGAAAGCTCCGCGCACGATGGCTGTCTTGCACCCGCTCAAAGTGGTCATTACCAACTATCCTGAAGGGCAAGTGGAATGGCTCGAAGCAGAGAACAATGTGGAGAACCCGGAGATGGGCAATCGCCAAATTCCATTCTCCCGCGAGATTTACATTGAGCAAGACGATTTCATGGAAAATCCGCCGAACAAATATTTCCGTTTGTTCCCGGGCAACGAAGTTCGTCTTAAACATGCGTACTTCATCAAATGTAACGATGTGATCAAGGATGCGGAAGGCAATGTGACTGAAATCCATTGTACCTACGATGTGGAGACGAAGAGCGGCAGCGGCTTCACAGGCCGTAAAGTCAAGGGAACGATCCATTGGGTGGAAGCGACCCAAGCAGTTCCGGCTGAATTCCGTCTGTATGAACCTCTGATCTCCGCAGAAGCACCGGAAGCTGATACCGAGCCAGAGGTGGCCGTGGCAGGCGCTGAGGTTGAAGTTGTGGAAGAGCAACCGGAGAAAACATTCCTGGATCAATTGAATCCAAACTCTCTTGAAGTCGTTCAAGGGTTTGTGGAGCAGGAGATGAAGGAAGCGAAAGCACAGGATAAATTCCAGTTCTTCCGTCATGGTTACTTCAGCGTGGATCCAAAACATTCCGAGCCAGGCCGTCCGGTGTTTAACCGGGTCGTATCCCTGAAAAGCTCGTTCCAACTGCCAAAAGCATAA
- a CDS encoding DUF2164 domain-containing protein, translated as MNALKLSKEQQDEAIRTIQSYFEEERGEELGDLAAWGVLDLFMTQLAPYIYNQALGDARTTVNQRMASMEEDLFALERKLPKTSR; from the coding sequence TTGAACGCGCTAAAACTATCCAAAGAACAACAGGATGAAGCCATACGCACCATCCAGTCGTATTTCGAAGAGGAACGCGGCGAAGAACTGGGCGATCTGGCAGCTTGGGGTGTGCTGGATCTTTTCATGACCCAGTTGGCTCCCTACATATATAATCAGGCACTGGGTGACGCCCGTACGACGGTGAATCAACGCATGGCCTCGATGGAAGAAGACCTGTTTGCATTGGAGCGCAAGCTACCAAAGACTTCCCGATAA
- a CDS encoding SDR family oxidoreductase: MDMGLRGKKALVLASSRGLGKAVAAQLAAEGADVMLASRSEEKLAAVKQELLALGGGGRIEYCATDVTNKEDIDALIRKTGEQFGQIDILVNNSGGPPSGTFESLTDEDWERAFELNVLSYVRLIRGVLPYMKENGGHIVNIASTSVKQPIPGLILSNTFRTGVFGLAKTLSQELAPYGILINTVAPGRIGTDRIHELDAARAEQNGISEEEVAEQFRKEIPLGRYGQPEEFAKAVVFLLSGANTYITGTSLVVDGGMVRAL; this comes from the coding sequence ATGGACATGGGACTTCGGGGTAAAAAGGCACTGGTGCTTGCATCCAGTCGAGGACTGGGCAAAGCGGTAGCCGCTCAATTGGCGGCCGAAGGCGCAGATGTCATGCTCGCCAGCCGGAGCGAAGAGAAGCTTGCAGCGGTGAAGCAGGAGCTGCTGGCGCTTGGTGGCGGCGGACGTATCGAATATTGTGCAACCGATGTGACAAACAAGGAAGATATTGATGCCCTGATTCGCAAGACAGGCGAACAGTTTGGGCAGATTGATATTTTGGTGAACAATTCAGGCGGGCCGCCTTCAGGAACATTCGAATCATTGACCGATGAAGATTGGGAGCGTGCATTTGAATTAAATGTACTTAGCTATGTCAGACTGATTCGCGGTGTGCTTCCTTACATGAAGGAGAACGGCGGACATATTGTAAACATTGCCTCCACCTCGGTGAAGCAGCCGATTCCCGGTCTGATTCTGTCCAATACGTTCCGTACGGGTGTATTCGGATTGGCCAAGACTTTGTCACAGGAACTTGCACCATATGGCATTCTGATTAATACGGTTGCGCCTGGCCGGATTGGAACGGATCGAATACACGAATTGGACGCAGCGCGTGCAGAGCAGAACGGAATAAGTGAGGAAGAGGTTGCCGAACAATTCCGTAAGGAAATTCCACTGGGACGTTATGGTCAACCCGAGGAGTTTGCCAAAGCGGTTGTGTTCCTCTTATCAGGAGCAAATACGTACATTACAGGTACATCCCTTGTCGTGGATGGTGGCATGGTACGTGCGCTCTAA
- a CDS encoding AraC family transcriptional regulator codes for MDIRSQLREMPHHTLAHWLPIIDCNIKFYGAHSQQVPYGWAMPEESHPGFEIMLIIEGTQESIIHGYTYTVEEGSILLIPPGFKHTNQCVSPEGMTYFSAHFNVDDPVFTLKLMSHHSRIYETGTTDNMQIRPVLENWMNMIRTSEAYTSTDKFIMQARMFELFALLSQAADREPLSTRSDASPNAPAPAAMHYAGAIAEAIKQAFHTQLRIKEGNVSTVKVEQIISSFGISPGYGLQIFRKVYGQSPRAYLSSLKLQEAKVLIEQPKLSLGEIAWKLGYTHLSHFSRQFKRWTGQSPIQYRNAAQESSSDIGSRASNGETKSDGEQ; via the coding sequence CAGCCAACAAGTTCCATACGGTTGGGCGATGCCGGAGGAATCCCATCCGGGCTTTGAGATTATGCTGATTATAGAGGGAACACAGGAAAGCATTATTCACGGGTATACCTATACGGTGGAGGAAGGTTCCATTCTGCTGATTCCACCCGGATTCAAACATACGAACCAATGTGTATCACCCGAAGGCATGACGTATTTCAGTGCACATTTCAATGTGGATGACCCTGTTTTCACCTTGAAGCTGATGTCACATCACAGCCGAATCTATGAGACGGGTACCACAGATAATATGCAAATACGCCCTGTCCTGGAGAACTGGATGAACATGATCAGAACATCGGAGGCATACACTTCCACAGACAAATTTATCATGCAGGCACGCATGTTTGAATTGTTTGCCTTATTGTCTCAAGCAGCTGACCGCGAACCGCTGTCCACCCGATCTGATGCTTCGCCTAATGCTCCAGCTCCCGCAGCCATGCACTATGCAGGGGCCATCGCAGAAGCCATCAAGCAAGCGTTCCATACGCAGCTTCGAATCAAAGAAGGCAATGTATCCACCGTCAAAGTGGAGCAGATCATATCCTCGTTCGGCATCAGCCCGGGATACGGGCTGCAGATCTTCCGCAAGGTGTACGGACAATCTCCACGGGCCTATCTGTCCAGTCTGAAGCTGCAGGAAGCCAAAGTACTGATTGAACAGCCAAAGCTCTCTCTGGGAGAGATTGCATGGAAGCTGGGTTACACCCATCTGTCGCACTTCAGTCGGCAATTCAAACGATGGACTGGCCAGAGCCCAATTCAATATCGCAACGCCGCTCAAGAGAGCTCCAGCGACATCGGATCCAGAGCATCCAACGGGGAAACGAAATCGGACGGAGAACAGTGA
- a CDS encoding MFS transporter, with amino-acid sequence MALLDRYAPGRGNPSLVSLKLYNFFIYGAISIFAGFLQLYLQEIGMTKLEIGSLMAIGPFVSLFANPFWGFWSDKSRNIRIILMMMMGGTFVLAQAVFYAPTYAWIYAAMIFFYFFQSPLFAQTNSLILGYIDGTTQKFGTFRLWGSLGWALTAAAAGPLIDRLGAGSVSIVFAFMIVIAFVFALFLPRQQIASDTPVVNFRRFGRVMFNPYFMIFIGLGVLVSVPNAMNSTFVSLYIVEMGGDKQMVGWAIFTSSILEVGVFLLLDRFLKRKMSMLLASLILISLLFAIRWQLMALANNPLEIVFIQLMHSITFGGYFYVGTQLTMLFIPRPYRSSGQAVYTMAWGGISGVIAGLFGGWLFQSFGAEVMYNIGVFFSLIGAVGFGIMWFSNRRNGYQPTVLTEMGER; translated from the coding sequence ATGGCTCTATTGGATAGATATGCACCCGGAAGAGGTAATCCCTCTTTGGTTTCGCTAAAACTATATAACTTTTTCATTTATGGAGCCATTTCAATCTTCGCCGGTTTTCTTCAGTTGTATTTGCAGGAAATCGGAATGACCAAATTGGAGATTGGCAGTCTGATGGCGATTGGTCCGTTTGTATCCTTGTTCGCAAATCCGTTCTGGGGCTTCTGGAGCGATAAATCACGCAATATTCGAATTATCCTGATGATGATGATGGGTGGCACCTTTGTACTCGCTCAGGCCGTATTCTATGCGCCTACGTATGCCTGGATCTATGCTGCCATGATCTTTTTTTATTTTTTTCAAAGTCCGTTGTTTGCCCAAACCAACAGCCTCATTCTCGGTTATATCGATGGAACCACTCAGAAATTCGGTACGTTTCGGCTCTGGGGATCGCTGGGCTGGGCTCTGACTGCTGCGGCTGCCGGACCGCTGATTGACCGCTTGGGAGCGGGCAGTGTATCGATTGTCTTTGCCTTCATGATTGTCATTGCCTTTGTCTTTGCCTTGTTTCTACCCAGACAGCAGATCGCTTCAGATACACCGGTAGTGAACTTTCGACGTTTCGGCAGGGTGATGTTCAATCCATACTTTATGATCTTTATCGGGCTTGGGGTGCTCGTTTCCGTACCCAACGCCATGAACAGTACATTTGTGTCATTGTACATCGTGGAGATGGGTGGCGATAAACAGATGGTTGGCTGGGCCATCTTCACATCTTCCATCCTTGAAGTCGGTGTATTCTTGCTCCTGGACCGTTTTCTCAAACGCAAAATGAGCATGCTTCTCGCTTCGCTAATATTGATCAGTCTGCTGTTCGCCATTCGCTGGCAGCTCATGGCCCTGGCGAACAACCCATTAGAGATTGTGTTCATCCAGCTTATGCATTCCATTACGTTCGGCGGGTATTTCTATGTCGGGACCCAGCTGACGATGCTGTTTATTCCAAGGCCTTACCGTTCCTCTGGTCAGGCCGTGTATACGATGGCCTGGGGCGGCATATCCGGTGTCATTGCCGGCCTGTTCGGTGGCTGGCTGTTCCAGAGCTTCGGTGCTGAGGTTATGTATAACATCGGGGTATTCTTCTCCCTGATTGGTGCTGTTGGTTTTGGTATCATGTGGTTCTCGAACCGTCGCAACGGCTATCAGCCAACTGTGCTGACGGAAATGGGTGAAAGGTAA
- a CDS encoding GNAT family N-acetyltransferase: MLTSHTYTIRPSEIKDAAQLMELDALVWDKHTSPAPFQWRSRQQYLQHCPPGSQLIAVQGERVCGYVGFYVPTGMPVNRHVYEINIAVHPHDRRCGIATALMEAMKQHAVEQGIIKLRLRVLSSNPGAIAFYTQCGFVTEGRLVSEFYIAGKYVDDILMSYFIQANG, translated from the coding sequence ATGCTTACCAGTCACACGTATACCATTCGGCCATCCGAAATTAAGGATGCAGCCCAACTGATGGAACTGGATGCTCTGGTATGGGATAAGCATACCTCTCCGGCCCCGTTTCAGTGGCGCTCCAGACAACAATATTTGCAGCATTGTCCTCCAGGCAGCCAGCTGATTGCTGTTCAGGGAGAGCGGGTATGTGGTTATGTGGGCTTTTATGTACCGACAGGAATGCCTGTTAACCGCCATGTATACGAGATTAATATCGCCGTTCATCCCCATGATCGGCGCTGTGGGATTGCTACAGCCCTGATGGAGGCGATGAAGCAGCATGCCGTTGAACAAGGCATTATCAAGCTTAGATTGCGGGTGTTGTCCAGCAATCCAGGGGCGATTGCTTTTTATACACAGTGCGGATTTGTGACGGAGGGCAGATTGGTGTCGGAATTTTATATTGCAGGCAAGTATGTGGACGATATTCTGATGAGTTATTTTATCCAGGCCAACGGATAG
- a CDS encoding methyltransferase domain-containing protein has translation MNIKDAADRLGISARAIRFYEEKGLISPVKQTNNGYRTYTENDIWRLQTITALREIGMSLQDITQALGEIDQGNQQRLEEYLELQQAVMYAQWVELKRMLDTTQRMIDLNRQEGPLDVSHLHDLADSARRLREARQNWHDRWNYDTQAAIHDQRVQAAATSRLPRQIASNVSIDSGLGAMQATVESDREGAPDHYGDEVRSQQNSRTAHRLNSDTTYPENVGSRSEELEVGVGARPFNIYDNYDEALEQTASWISPVPGEKGLDIGTGTGNLAGKLLERGAAMTAIDQSREMLRTCRTKYPEMHVKLGNFLALPFADQSFDFVVSSFAFHHLSPDQQQLALQEMQRVLTARGRICLTDLMFADAAHRQTYIQQAEAAGHEEQLQTIKERHFPLLDGLCGSLEDLGYVTKHIRHNALLYTLLAVPLR, from the coding sequence ATGAACATCAAGGATGCCGCGGACAGACTCGGCATATCGGCGAGAGCCATTCGCTTCTATGAGGAAAAAGGACTGATCTCCCCCGTCAAACAGACAAATAACGGATACCGTACATATACCGAGAATGATATCTGGCGGCTGCAAACCATTACAGCCCTGCGTGAGATTGGAATGTCGCTTCAGGATATTACCCAAGCACTTGGAGAGATTGACCAGGGCAATCAGCAGCGGCTGGAAGAATATCTGGAGCTGCAGCAGGCAGTCATGTATGCCCAGTGGGTCGAGCTCAAACGCATGCTGGATACAACCCAGCGCATGATTGATCTCAACCGCCAGGAGGGGCCACTGGATGTCAGCCATCTGCATGATCTTGCAGACAGTGCACGCCGCCTCAGGGAAGCCCGTCAGAACTGGCATGATCGCTGGAACTACGATACGCAGGCGGCAATCCACGATCAACGTGTACAGGCGGCTGCGACTAGTCGTCTACCAAGACAAATTGCCTCAAATGTCAGCATTGATTCAGGACTTGGAGCCATGCAAGCAACGGTTGAGTCGGATCGAGAAGGCGCACCAGATCATTACGGCGATGAAGTTCGCAGCCAGCAGAATAGCCGGACAGCACATAGACTAAACAGCGATACAACGTATCCAGAAAATGTAGGATCTAGATCGGAAGAATTGGAAGTAGGAGTAGGTGCAAGACCTTTCAATATATATGACAACTACGACGAGGCGCTGGAGCAGACAGCAAGCTGGATATCTCCTGTACCCGGCGAAAAAGGGCTCGATATCGGTACAGGCACGGGGAATTTGGCTGGCAAACTGTTAGAGCGCGGTGCAGCGATGACTGCCATCGATCAATCCCGGGAGATGCTGCGTACATGCCGCACCAAATATCCCGAGATGCATGTGAAGCTTGGCAACTTTCTGGCGCTGCCTTTCGCTGACCAGTCCTTTGATTTTGTCGTATCCAGCTTTGCCTTCCATCATCTGAGCCCAGATCAGCAGCAACTGGCATTACAAGAGATGCAGCGAGTGTTAACTGCACGTGGACGGATCTGCCTGACAGACCTGATGTTTGCTGATGCAGCTCACCGTCAGACGTATATCCAGCAGGCTGAGGCAGCAGGTCATGAGGAGCAGTTACAAACGATAAAGGAACGTCATTTCCCGCTGCTGGACGGCCTGTGCGGCTCGCTGGAGGACTTAGGCTATGTGACGAAGCATATACGCCATAATGCGCTGCTATACACGTTGCTGGCCGTTCCTTTGCGTTAG
- the mobA gene encoding molybdenum cofactor guanylyltransferase, whose translation MEWTGIILAGGLSRRMGSNKALLEWNGSSVLEQVIQAMTPAVNRIIVSAGTSTAAYNTLPYDCVQDNYPGKGPLAGLHAALEASETDWNLICACDMPLLESSFFEGMKRLTESTQEHHVIVPRLAGRVHPLAGAYHRHVLPGLEQRLIDNQLKVTQWLEEIECRYVDMDELESAGVHDVAIQLSNMNTQEDYEFLRNR comes from the coding sequence ATGGAATGGACAGGTATTATATTGGCGGGAGGCTTATCCCGCCGTATGGGTTCCAATAAAGCATTGTTGGAATGGAATGGTTCCAGCGTGCTGGAACAGGTCATCCAAGCGATGACACCAGCTGTGAATCGTATAATCGTTTCTGCAGGAACCAGCACGGCTGCATACAACACGTTGCCCTACGACTGCGTTCAGGATAATTATCCCGGGAAAGGGCCACTTGCAGGGCTGCATGCTGCGCTGGAAGCCTCAGAGACGGACTGGAACCTCATCTGCGCCTGTGATATGCCGCTGCTGGAGTCGTCTTTTTTCGAAGGTATGAAGAGGCTCACCGAATCAACTCAAGAGCATCATGTGATCGTTCCACGATTGGCAGGGCGTGTTCATCCGCTTGCAGGTGCATATCATAGGCATGTTCTCCCTGGACTTGAACAGCGTTTAATAGATAACCAATTGAAGGTAACCCAATGGCTTGAAGAGATTGAATGTCGATATGTCGACATGGATGAGCTGGAAAGCGCTGGTGTCCATGATGTGGCCATTCAGCTTAGTAATATGAATACGCAGGAAGACTATGAGTTTCTTCGGAACCGATAA